TGGAGTTCAACTGCCGGTTCGGGGATCCGGAGACGCAGGTCGTCCTGCCGTTGCTGCGTTGCGACTTCGCGGCGCTGGCCCTGGCCACGGCGCGGGGAGACCTGGGGGCGTTCATCGCCGGCCAGCCCCCGGCCGTCGCGGGAGCGCCCGCCGACTGGCCGGGGGCCGAGTTGACGGACTGGAGCCGCACGGCGGTGGTGGTCGTGGGCGCCGCCGAGGGTTATCCGGGAGTATACGCCAAGGGACGTCCGATATCGCTGCCCGCGGTCGAGGAGGATGCCGCCTGGATCGTGCACGCCGGTACGGCTCGTCGGGATGGCGAACTGGTCACGGCCGGCGGCCGCGTACTGGGTGCCGTGGGCGTGGGCGCGGATTTCGCCGGCGCGCGCCGCGAGGCATACGCTCTCATGGCGCGCGTGGAGTTCGCGGGCATGCATTTCCGACGCGACATCGGCGTCGGTTTCACGGAATAGGAGGCAACCACCATGGGCACCTCGCGCAAGAGCGCGCGCCGGGTCGATCCCCGCGTGGCCGTGGTCCTGGGCAGCAGTTCGGATCTGCCCGTCATCGAGGGAATGCGGAAGCTGCTGGACAGGTTCGGCATCGCCCACGTCGTGGAGATAGCGTCCGCCCACCGCCAGCCCGACAAGCTGCGCCGCTTCGTGAAGAGATGCGACCGCGAGGGAGTGGCGATCTACGTGGCCGTGGCCGGCATGGCCGCGCACCTGCCCGGCGTGCTCGCGTCGCTGACGGCCAGGCCCGTGATCGGCGTGCCCGTGGCCGCCGGCCCCCTGGCGGGCATCGACGCGCTCCTGTCCATGGCCCAGATGCCCGGGGGCGTGCCGGTCGCCACGATGGCCATCGGCGCCGCCGGCGCCAAGAACGCGGCGGTGCTGTCGGCGCGCATCCTGGCGCTCGGCGACGGGAAGATCGCCGCGGCGCTCTCCGCCTACCGCCTGGATCTGGCCGGCGGCGGGACGTAGGACGTGGTGCGGCGGACCAGCGATCCCCGGACGCTCGCGGCGAGCCTGGCGGAAGGCGCGGTGGCCCTGATGCGCACCGACACCCTGCCCGGACTGCATTGCCGCGCGGATCACGCCGCGGCGGTGTCGCGGATCGTGGCTCTCAAGGCGCGGGCGGACGACAAGCCCCTGCTCGTGCTCTGCGACACCCTGGACAGGGCCTGCGGCGTGGGCACGTTCACGTCCCCGGAGGCGA
This genomic window from bacterium contains:
- the purE gene encoding 5-(carboxyamino)imidazole ribonucleotide mutase, translated to MGTSRKSARRVDPRVAVVLGSSSDLPVIEGMRKLLDRFGIAHVVEIASAHRQPDKLRRFVKRCDREGVAIYVAVAGMAAHLPGVLASLTARPVIGVPVAAGPLAGIDALLSMAQMPGGVPVATMAIGAAGAKNAAVLSARILALGDGKIAAALSAYRLDLAGGGT